GCAATTGGAACAGTTCCAGAAAGGGTCAAGAAACACAGCCAAACCCCCTCCACAGAGAATACTCTAGGAGAGGCAGGACTAGTCCCAGATCATAGAGTTGTGTGGACCCAGGTCACAAAGCCATCTTAGAACCCAGATCTCCTACCTACCCACCACTGCTCAGCCCACTCATTCATCTGTTGGAGGCTCCACAGGCCTTCAAGACCCCAAATAATGATTCTTTGTAAGAAATTATATATTAAGTTTAATCCCTGTGGATTTTCTTAGAGATAGGGGATAGGCTTTCCttatcttcctttctctttaaaatctCCTCACAGGGTACCAAGTCCTCTCCCCTCAGTCACTTCCCATAACCCTTCTCAAAGAGAGCCCTGATCTAGACCTCAGGAGAAATTTCTAGCGTCCTGTACATACCCCTTCACTAAATGTGATCAAAGCAGTGGTGTGGGGCCTTTAACTCACACTACACCATGCCAAAACGCTGGCTATTACTTTCAAAACTCAGGGCCCGCACCTGACCAgcacccgccccaccccacccctcactgTGCGGGGCACACCTTGGCAACCAGACTGCTGTGTCCCGGAGGCGGGTTCCACCCAGGCTGAAAATCTCCGTGATCTAGGGAAGAATTAACATCAGGGTCAACACAGCCGCTGGGCTAAAGCAGAGTCAGGGCAGGGTGAGGTGTCCCCCAGCACTGACCACGGGCGTgccagcccctcctgcctcctcctctgggGCCAAGTCAGAGGCAGAGTCATCCTTGTTCTCCTCCTTGTCCTCCTCAGGGTCAGGTGGCTCTTGCTTCACAGCTGGAAGGCCTGGATCTACTGTCTGGGAGAGGTGGGAAATGGACAGCTGTCAGAAGAACAGAGCTGGCCTGAAGAAAGTGTTCCTATCAGCCAACCTGTCACTGTGCTGACAATCCCACTTTTGTCACACCTGAGCGCTGAAAAACCATCTCTCTGCCTACAAACCTTTCCCACTCCTCTTAGACTTCCATTTTCTGTAAGCTGGGCAGCAAAGCAGGCAAAACTAGTTGCCTGAGGAGGGTGCGGCATCTATCAGACAGGCGGGATAATTCTGTGAGAGGCTGTAATCAGCATGCCTGTTACTTTGCTCAAAGAACCACCATCATGGCTCCCCATCATTCTGCTCACAGACCACCCATCACTGGCCCCCACCTTGCTGGGGCAGCCCGGCAGCAATACAGGAGAAGTCAGGATGGCTGTGCCCGGTGTCCAGTCTTCCTGGGCATCCGCCTTCTCTTGCTTCACCTGGGGTAAGGCCACAACCCAACTCAGGCCAGGGCACTGGGCCTCCTGTGTGAAGGAGGATTGCAGCAGACTTGGTCCCAGCTTCCTGGCACGAGGCTGGGTGGGGTTGAGAAAGGCAGGATACCATGGGATCCTCACCTGCAACAAAGCTTCTGTGGAAGCTGGAGCTGGGCCAGGCACCTGCACAGGACTGCTTGCACCCTCCCGTAAGAACACAAGGTCAGTGCCAGGTGGGGGCAGCACAAAGCCACCGCCCGTTTCCTGCTTCATTGAAGTCTGGGTATGGTCTCGTCgggctgtaggtgtggccaaggGAGGCTTCAAGGTCTGACCCAGACGAGGCCTTCGAGCAGAGCCAGGCCTTTTTCGACGAGGGTAAGGTGGGGGCGGCTCTGACCCATCCTCAGACCCTGCCCAGACACTTGGCAGCAGCCGCTTCTGTGAAGAGAGATGAGGTGTTATGGCCATCTGGTACAATGACCAATCACACTACCCTGCCCCAATCAATATGCCGGCAAATCCCATTAGTCCCAGCACAGAATCTGCTTATATGTGAGGCCCTCATCATCGAGCCTGTTAATAAGTCCATTGTCCCCCAGATTCTTCATTTACCCCAGCCTAATGTCTGCAAATCTTAGCCAAACCCATTGCCCCACTCACTGCTTTAAAGCTGCAGGCCCCATCTGGCCTGTTCCCATCCCCCTACCagtcctgcccacccctcccaggCACTGGAAGACCTGGCTGTATTCATCCCACCCACATGACCCTTCCTGCTGCACCCACCATAGCAAACTGCAGGCATTGGCGCCAACGACATTTCTGGCGCTTCTGGTTGCTGCCCCCAAATTTGGGCTTGTCACAGCAGAAGTCACAGTGGCCACAGTCCATCCGCCGCAGGCAGGCTGTACAGGCCCCACACTTGCGATTCTGCCGGCGGTTCGTATAAGGCTGCTGGGGAACAGGGAGATGGTGGGTGCTGCCACTAGGACAATTACAATGTTCTTGTCACTCCTCCACTAGCCCCACTGGAGGGAACTGGTGGCACATTAGTCTTAGCCTGACTCCCCACTAGTCCAATAGTGGGCACCATCACTGCACCAGATGGCCCTCAGTACCATGAGGACTGTGGCTGCTCCAGTACAGTATCCATCATTCATTCTACCTGCTAGTCCCCTACTAGTCACCAAGACAATATCTCTGATGCCTGCTTCCGGCAGGATTTTGCTGACATTCTGTTAGCTCACATCATTGTGCCTGCAATGTGTGCTCATTCTACATGAACTTGAGTCACTGTATCAGCTTTTCCTTTATTAGCCCTGCCAGAGTGTTGGTTCACCTGACATTAGGTACTATCACTACACCTACTGATCCCATATTAGTTCCTCCCCCATTGTCTGCTCCTCCCATACTGGTATCCATCACTGTGCCTTACTATTCCCTTATTAGGCCCATTGCAACATCTGTGTCTTTGGCGTTAACCAAATGCCCTGGAGTCTAGGCTTGTCCAGGTAGGGTGAAGCCACTCACTAGCTCGTCCTCGTCTACACAGTAATAGATGAATTCGGCACGTGGCGAGGGGGCCAGGGTTCTGGGGTGCTGCAGAAGCAAATGGGGTGGGGTCAGGGCAGGTACTGGGTCGGGTTACAGTTGTGCCTTCCCCATGCCTACTAGGGCCTCACCAGCTCTGGAGACTCTGGAGGCTGTGACGGGAGAAGCGGAGGCAGTGGCTGTGCTCGGGACCGCCGCCGTGGAGCTACCTTGGAGTCACAGCCTCCCCTGCGGCGGCCATGTTTACcctaagagaaaacagaaaggataGTTTAGGCTTGGCAGCACCAGGCAGACACAGGACTACCTTTCTTCCCCAAGATGTGCAGAAAAAGCATGCGTGTGGGACAGGCAGGCagagtgtgtgtggtggggggggcacTCACAGCAGGGGGAGCCACAGCTAGGGAAGGGCGTCGTTGACATCGCTGATGGTGGCGACGGAGGCGATGGGCAAGGTGCTGGCAGACAGGGGCAGGTAGGTGGGGCCAGAGAGGTGAGCACaggtgggagaaaaaagaagacatgagGTTGGCAAGTCCAAGTTGGAAGAAAGTAGCAGCGGCAGCAGCTTTAACAGCAGAATGAGCTCTGCCCCAGCCCACCAACACTGGCCCCTCCAGCCTGACTCACCCGTAAGCAACGCCGCTGGACGCACTTCCACTGGCGCCTGAGACCAGGGCGGGGAGGGCGAAGGCAGACTCGACAACGCCCACAGTCCTCTCGGGTCTGACAGCCCCGGCATACTCCACATCCTCGGCTCTGTAGGGGGAGCCAGAGATATGATGCATGGGGCCAGGACTATGAGGACCAGGAGCTCAGGTGAGCCTTGGGCCCACCCCACCTGCCCAACTCACCCTTTCCACAATCCGGAGGCACCGTCTTTGCTCACACTTGCAGAACAGCCCCGATGCCACGTCATGGGGCAACTGCAGAAGGCAGGTGGAGCAGGCCCCACAGTCTTCTGTTACCTGGCAGGCTGTGCACTCCCCACAGCCCACACGCTGCCGGGAATGGGTGGGGCAAGGTCACAGGTCCACGCAGACTGGCTCTGGGAGCACTGCCTCTCACGTGTCTGCTGACTCCATATTAGCCCCCATCACCATGTCTGCTAATCATTTGCCTCCTCACTGTCTGAAAATTACTGATTAGCCACCATCACTGAGGCTGTAACAATGTCTACTGTTTCCCTGTATCCACTGACAGCCCATTCACTCCCTTTAGTCAGCTTACTTCAGCTTGCTACCCACAAAATGACCCTGACACCCTGTGGATTCATCACTGCTCCTTCAGACCCTCACCAGCCCCCATCACATCCTGCTCCCACCGCACACCTGTGAGGAGGAGGCAGGTCGTGCTTACCTTAAACATCCTCTGCTCCCGGTTGAAAGcaattctctgtgcttcagggagggagagagtagAAGAGAAATGTAAAGGGAGCATCAGATATCTGACCTCACCACTGCCTCTGCCCTAACATCtaccattcaacctctagccagacACCCGTTTCCTAACCTTAGAGCTCCAGGCCTGCTCCAGCTCTACCTCCCAGTGCCCCAGGGGCCACTCACCTCGGCAGTCCTTGCACAAAGTCTTGAGCCTCTGCCTTCGGGTACCATCCCCTGAGAAGCTGATTCCACAGTTCTCACAGCACCTAGGATGGAAGACATGGGTGTGGGGCCCTGAATGTACCCCCAAACACAACCCTCATGGATTTGGCTCACTAGACCAACACTCACCCAGGTGCAGGAAGTGAAGCTGGGGCTGGGTTAGCGTCAGCCTTGGTCTCATCCCTTGGGGTCTCCTTCCTGACCTCACTCTTTTGGGGGCCAACCTGACGTTTCCGAGCCTTGGCTGGCTTTGAAGGCTTCTTCCGCTTCCTGCTGGGGACAGCCAAGGAATGGGCCTGGAGATAAGAGCAAGGGCAGGAAGAACACATGTCAGTGGGTGGGTATTAGGTGGCTCAGCCACCCCAGCCTGGGTACCGCACAGTGTCTTGTACCTTGGGGGCTGGATAGCACAAGATGCCTTGTTTGAAGTCAAAGAGAGAGAGGTCGCACGCAGGGCCCAGGTATCGGGTGAGCTCAACTTTGCTTCGGATCCTGTCTCCTGTGGGGCTGAGGGTAGCGAGGATGGGTTGGTACCCAGGTGGAGCCACTGCCACTCCACCCACTCAACCCTCCCACTGGGCTGGTGAATAGGTCTGCAGAGCTGGTGGAATACAGGAGGCAGACTGAGATGAGCCTATGAGCCCCATCCAGGCCCTACCCCAAATAACCCTAAACAGTAGGAATAAAAAAGGTGTATAAATATCAGCATGTGTACAAACATTAATGAATAACATAAACATATAGGAGCAGATATGCACCTATTTATAACATGTGCTACTAGTGGTATTCCATGtaagtgaaaataaacacaaacaggaacacaaatatattaaataatatgtaaCTGTGTTAGCATTACATACTAAATACGTAAACAAAGAAAGCTTAtgtaagaaacaaacaaatgttttaaacagctggcccttgaacaacacaggtttgaattacacgggtccacttatacatggatttttttcaataaatatattggaaaattCTTTTTGGAGATTTGTGATGAACCATGTAGcctagaaatattgaaaaaattaagataaagttAGGTATGTCATAAATGcataaaagtctattttatcatttactaccataaaatatacctaaatctatcataaaaagttaaaatttttcaaaacgTATGGACACAAATACTTAAAGACTACATGGCACCATTCAGTCAagagaaatgtaaacaaacataaaaatgcaGTATTACATCATAACTGCATAAAATTAACTGTAGTACATGTCGTACCACTGTAATCATCCCATAGCTACCTCCTGTTGCTATTGAAGTGAGTTCAAGTGTTGCGAGAATCTGCTTAAAATGCCACAGAAGGCAAATCATCTCCAAGTAAGCAGTTTGTTTCTCCAGTAAATTGCGCATCACAGTAGAAAGTGACCCCTTGCAGTCCTTGCGTCATTTTCATCATCTTTATTGCAATACTGTAAGCCTTGAATAATACCATGGGAACCACACAAAGTGTGGCTATGGATGCTAGAAATGCtcccaagaaggaaagaaaagtcatgACATTACAAGAAAAAGTTGAATTGCTTGATATGTACCGTAGATTGAGGTCTGCAGCTGTGGTTGCCCGCCAATTCAAGATTAATGAATCCAGCGTAAGgactattgtaaaaaaaaaaaaggaaattcatgaaGCTGTCACTGCAGCTACGCCAGCAGGCGTGAAAACGCACTTTTTGCAATATACCTTTTAATCTTGTACTGAAAATGCAACTTTAATGTGGGTGCAGGATTGCTATAAGAAAGCCATACCTATACAATTTCAACAGGATTCCAGACAAAGTCGTTATATGACAACTTAAAGCCACAGGAAGGTGAAGGCTCTAAAGCTGAAGAATTTAATACCAGCAAAGGATGGTTTGATAATTTTACAAAGAGGTTTGGCTTAGAAAAtatcaagataaagaaaaagtaCCTCTGTTAACCAAGAGGCAGCAGACAAGTTCCCAGATGCCATTAAGAAAATCATTGAGGAGAAAGGATATTTGCCCGAATAGGTTTTTAATGCAAACAAAAGTGccacattggggggggggggggaaatactGCAAAGGATACCTGGATATTTGTAAGGAAGAGAAGTGAGCAACAGGATTTGAAGCAGGAAGAGATAGGCTAACTCTACTGTTTTGTGCAAATGCAGTCAAGTTCATGATCAGGACTGTCCTTATCTATAAAACTGATAACCCTTGAGCCTTAGAGGGAATAGATAAACACCAGCTGCCAGTCTTTCATTGTACAAGAAGGCCTGGACAGTAAGAACCCTTTTTCTGGATTGGTTCCATCAATGCTATATCCCTGAAGTCAAGAAGAACTTTAAAAGTCagcttttaaagttcttttggaCAATGTCCCTGGACATCCAGAGTACCATGAGTTCAATACCAAAGGCAATGAAATAGTCTATATGCCCTCAAACATTCAGCCTCTAGATTGGGTGGTCACAAGGAACTTTAAGGCTCTTTACACATGGCACTCAATGAAAAGAATTGTCAACACTATGGAAAAGAACTCTGATAAAGGGAACATCATGAATGTCATCAAGCCCAAAACAGTAAATTCCTGCTGGAGAAAACTATGTCCAGATGTTGTGCATGACTTCATGGGATTTATGACCAAGTCAATCAAGGAAATCATGAAAGAGATTACAGATTCAGCaaaaagaagggaggggatgAAGGGTTTCAAGAAATGGATCTTGGATTCAAGAGCTAAGAGACACCACACCAGAGGAACTAACACTAGATGATTTGATGGAGATAAATGCTGCTGAACCAGTACCAGATGATGAGGaagaagatgaaggaaaaatagTGCCAGAAAAAACTGACATGAGACAATCTAGCGGAAggatttgatttcttttacaaCATGGACCCTTCTATGATATACACTGAAACTAAAGCAAATGGTAGAAGAAAGATTGGTACAGTATCTTTTGGagaaatcaaaaagcaaaaaaagtcaaatagaaaTTATGATGTATTTCTGTAAGGTTATACCAAATGCGCTTGCCtctcctcctcacctcctcctcctcctcctgcctctgccacccctCCTCAGCAAGACCatatccctcccttcctcctcctcctcagcctacTCAACATGAAGACAACAAAGATGAAGACCTTTATGATGATCCACTTCCACTTAATGAATAGTAAATAATCATCAGGCTgtacagttaatatttatttatcgTGTTTGCATGTATCTTCATGTGAAAAATCTAACAACTCTACAGCAAGAACTGTATGAGATGTTTTTGTGTCATCATCATCATGTATTCATCTGTGCAAGACTTGAAGTGGATAGCTTATCCTTTTAGAGGCATGAGGTGAgtaatatttaatacaaaattaatgtattagTTTTCTTACTGTCttataactttgttttcaaagaattacattacCATACAGTATGCTTCTCTCTCTGGTAATTAGAGAAACTGCCTATCATCACAGGTAAGTGGTATTGTTAAAAATGTAACAATGTTTCCAATACTGTATTATGAACAGGATTACAACATTatatgccataaaaaaaattataaaaattcattcattagcAGCTCAACATTAGGCTACTACTAATTAAGTTTTTAAGGAGTCAAAAATTATACGTGGATTTTCCACTGCACAGGGGAATGGCACCCCAGATCCcagcattgttcaagggtcaactgtatacaaACAAGCATACATGTAAATGTACATACAAAtacatttgtaaataaataaaggcaactACATACAATACAAAGTATAAATAACTGATGTCAGGAGACAATATTCCACAGGTCTCTAGCATTTCTGCATGCCCTTAGAAGAGCAGTACTGACAATCCTTTGTTATGAACTATCCTTTCAAGGATGTGTGTACAGTATCAGCCTTGGAAGATAAGATATAGGGTGTCCTTCCAAAGCAAATGGAAGGCACCCTTACCGTCCTAACATTATAGAAGATGAGATTCCTTAAGCTCTGGGTTCCTTTCCAACAACACAACCCAGGGCATGGGCAGGTGCTAATCAGACATCTTCACGTTACCCTGTGGGAATTGGCATTTGAGGAACTGGCACAATAATGATGACATACTGGATACTGCTATTGCTGTGAGTAATAAActgtctttcatttctgatgGAGTCTCATGTCTCCTACCAGCATCCACAAAACTGCAACCTATTCACTTGTTATCTTGCCCTAATAAGGTAAAATCTCTGATCCTTTTCAGTTCTTGATCATTGCACTTATATTtacaaatttggaaagttttatacaaattataaatatgtgaataagCATATAACTAACTATAAATAAATGTAACTGTATTTACAACTTTATTTCTCCAGGTTTCCCCAGCAACTTATATACAAAGAAGTTCAGAAAATGTAATAACTCTACCAATAATATATTCTAAAAGATCTTAAACCTTTAAATGTAGCTTGTTTATAAACATGCATGTACCTGTATTTATAGTCAATTCTCATTATTCACAGTAATTCTGTCCTATAAAATCATCTTGAACACTGAATTAGTGAGTACAGAACTAATACACCTAGTGGAACTACAGGTTAGGGTCCTTCAAGCCTCTGGTCACATTTTTGTCAATTGATCAGTATATAACCTTGTTTATACTGTGTATTTATGTTTAAAGACACTCTGCTTAATATATTATTCTTACAAATAATTAATTGCATGGCCTCTGAATGACATAAAACCAGGAGCTTTGGAAGTCATCTGTGTTATATAGGTTCCTTTGTCAATGTCCTTGTAAAACAAGCTAATCTCATCAGCATTGAAAAGCTAGCTACCCTTCTAGATAACCCTTTATCCATATAACACTTAAcaggtgtttttaaaattcttccagaCTTTGATCTGCAGAACCTGACTCCCTTGCAAATTTAACACTTTTCACGATGTATCAACTTGTAAAATGTGTGAGCCAGCCTGAACTAGCTGAGACAGGCTTAACATTTTCCTAAGCCTAGGTAACATGATCATTAATGTCCTTTGCTTTCAGCCTCACAACACTATCTACTACACTTTGGTCATCATCTCATGGATCAATACATTtacccactcccccccccccctttttttggccacacgcatgacatgaggaagttcctgggccagaaatcacacctgtgccacagcagtgacccaagccactacagtgataacactggatccttaacctgctgatccacaagagaactcccttttcCTTAGCTTCATCACATACTATAGATGTTAATTTAGCACTTTCTAGAGCAGTCTCATGTACTAACTGGCaaacttcctcttctttttctaggtaTACTGCCTTTTTGACTCATTAATATTGAACTCACTGCCAACAGCACTGCAACTCATTCTTGAACAAAGCTTATTTAACATGTATTTTCTCCTATACCACATCAGATTTCTTGCACTTAGAACACTAGGCAGCACATCAACACTACACCTGGGGACAACtataaacagcaaaaataaccattaaaaaccacaaaaaaatgcaaaaaaaaaagacgctaAGTAGACCTCAAAAAGAATACTTGTTTACAATACAAGGGCTGAAAAGAAGAAAGCCTAGTTCAACCTCGGCTGGGAACACATGCATCACGCAACTTATTTTTTGCTGCTCTGTGCATATCCACAAATGACCATGAAAGCAGTGAGTATGACTCTGGGGGtacaaacaaattttaatgaGTAAACAAATTTGCAAATATGGAATCTGCAAATAATAAGGATCAACTGTACATGCATAATTTAACCCTGCCCATAAATTTAACCACACCCCCTGATTTTACCCTGCCTAATCGGGTTCAGCTCTAACCCCTGATTCTGTCCACAACCCACCCAGTACCTCTGGTAATAGGTGTCTGAGCGTCCGCAGGTGGCACCTGACTTTCGAAAGACCTCACGGCGCTTccagccagggcccagggccggGCAGTCCAGCCAGTCCTCAGCCATGGGGGCCACAGGAAGGAACAGCGGCCTGCAACATGGAGGGGGCAgtgggagaaactgaggctctaggAAGGGACATGTTGTGCCCCAGGACACACAAATGTGTGGTGGCATCAATTAATGCTTGTTTAAAACCTAAGACCTGTCACAAGCAACTGGACAATATAAGGAAGAGAAAACCCCCCATCGCCACTCCATTCTTTCCTGTCCTGGGcccagcagcttgggtcattcaTCCCCCTTTTTGATCTGGTAGCCCCATCCTCAACTCAAGGGTCCCTACCCTCAATGCATTCCTCACTCTCAGGGTCCTAatccccatccctccccatccTCAGCCTGAGAGACCTCATTCCTCCCATTCTCAGTCCAAGAGGCCCCCACAGGACTCCTCCTCAGACTAAAGTCCCAGTACTCTACCTCAGTGTCCTGACTTCCCATTTATTCCCTTCCTTGACCCAAGAGTCACTAATTTCTCTCTTGCAATCTTTTATCcttcccattccttccctctATGCTGTCCTCTTATCCTGCTGCCTTGGTGTTATTGCCTCAATTTCTTCTGTGTCCTATGCCAGAGAGTCCCCCAAATTCTCCACATTTTTGACCTGAATAACCCTTCATTCCTTCTGTTCCTCAAACTGAAAGACTTCCCCACCTTATTTTCCCTTTGTCAGTGTTCTGAGACTCAAGTCCTTCCCAAGCCCCCAAACCTCCCTATTTCCATCTTCCAAAGCTAAAAAGTTCCCTTCAGCGTCCTCATCCTCTATTCCTCTCATCAGCCTGAGAAACCCTGATTTCTCCCTTCAGCATTCTGAactccccacccctcttcctcttggTCCAGGATCATGCCATCCCTAACTGTCAGTGTTCTGACCCCCTATCTCTCATCATCCTCTATAGGAGGACCCCGTCCCTCCCTTTCAGCATTCCAAAGCCCCATTTTCCCTCGTTATTAGCCTGAAGAtccctcttttctccccttcagCTTCTAAAcccccatttctctttccttaacCTGAGAGGCCCCGATATGTCCCGCTCAGCGTTCGGATCCTCCCCTTTTCCTCTACGTCCTCGTCCAAGATCCGACACTTCCACCTGTCAGCCTACTGAGCCCCATTCCTCCCCGTCCTTCGCCTAAATCTCCCCATTACTCCCTTTCAATATTCCGACGCCGCCATTCCTCCTACACATCGGCCTGAGGGCCCTTCACTGCTCTCCATCAGCGTTCTGAGCCTCAATTCTTCCCCATTCCCCGCCTGAGCGATCTTCATTTCCACCCCCACCACTGTCTCACCAGCTCGGCTCCCGGCCGGTACCTTCCGCCGCTCTAGGTTCGCGGACCCATGACGAGGGCCCCGGTTTTGACTCCCGCCCCGTCcagcttcccttcttccttctccgcAGCCGCTTCCTCCGAAGCGGTAGCTGTCGCCGCCGCGACCGTTCGTTGCTCCAGGAACCGGAAATCCGCTGCCCATATCTCGGGCTCCGCCCCCCCTGGCGGGACGCCTGCGCGCTAATGCCCTCTGGCGCTGGCCCTTCTCTGGGATGCCTCTGCGCCTGCGTGTTGAGTCCTAGCGTAGCGCGCGCCTATTTTAAGGGGACCTGCTGCGCTTGCGTACTGGCATCTATCCCCAGCTCCCGCCTCTTCCGAGACCTGCTAGGCATGCGCACCTGCTTTGCCCTACTTTGCACGACTCATTTTCGCTTGctctctccagccccagcccaaaAGGACAAGGAAGATTGGGGTTGGTCTTGCCGTCTGTTTTGCTGGCGGCCTCCAACTGGAGTAATGGGAGGGAGCGGAGGAGAAGGCCGGGATTGATCCGGAGCTCTCTTCTCCCACCTGTTGCCTCTGTCGCGTTTGTTCTCTCAAGTTCCTCCtgtcaaggaaaaaataatcaatagtcgatctaaaggagaaatagaatttcttttttttttttttttggtctttttgctatttcttgggccgctcccgcggcatatggaggttcccaggctaggggttgaatcggagccgtagccaccaacctatgccagagccacagcaacgcggaatccgagctgcgtctgcaacctacaccacagctcacggcaatgccggatctttaacccactgagcaagggcagggatcgaacccgcaacctcatggttcctagttggattcgttaaccactgcgccacgacgggaattccgagaaatagaaaattttatttgagccaacctGAGAATTATAAACCAGGAGATAGTCTTTCAGAATACTCCGAGACCTATTACGCCTATTAGAAGTCGAAGACaccgggtttttttgtttgtttgtttttggtctttttgccattttcttgggccgcttctgtgggatatggaggttcccaggctaggggtggattcggagctgtagccgctggcctatgccagagccacagcaacgcgggatccgagcctcatctgcaacctacaccacagatcacagctatgcgggatccttaacccactaagcaaggccagggatcgaacctacaacctcatggttcctagtcggattcgttaaccactgcaccatggcatgggaactcccgaatacaccgtttatgtatatatacacatatatatttgagaCAAAGGATGAAAAATCAGAATgaccaggagtttccgtcgtggtgcagtggttaatgaatctgactagaaaccatgaggttgtgggttcgatccctggccttgctcagtgggttaaggatccggcgtttttctggctgtggcgtatgtaggccagcagctacagctccgattcgacccctagcctgggaacctccatatgccacgggagcagccctttctagggcaaaaagaccaaaaaaaaaaaaaaaaaaaatcagaatgaccAGCACCTTACATAAAGCGAAGGTACTGTGGCTGAACCACATTGACTCCGTTTTTTTCAGCTCCATTGCAAACTCACAGTCCTAACCCCTCCCCTTTCTGCATGACTGAGCTCTAGCCTACTCACAAGGaatgtgccacagccacagaagttcCCTGACCAACTTCTACACTTGCCTTCATCTGATATGAAAATTGGAAGTCCACGTGTTGCTGACGCAGATGGTTAATGATCTGTGAGTAATAATGCTCATAAGACCcctgaggggaggaaaaaaactcAGTTCTGAGCATGAACGTTCTTCTCCTTTCGTAGGGAAACTGAAAGCTAACTTGAGTAGGCCCACCAAATCTAACCTGCCTTGCTTGCTTTTAGTTCCTTGCtgttagcagatttttttttttttttttttgtggtcgcACCAATga
The nucleotide sequence above comes from Phacochoerus africanus isolate WHEZ1 chromosome 2, ROS_Pafr_v1, whole genome shotgun sequence. Encoded proteins:
- the MBD1 gene encoding methyl-CpG-binding domain protein 1 isoform X3, with product MFKRVGCGECTACQVTEDCGACSTCLLQLPHDVASGLFCKCEQRRCLRIVERSRGCGVCRGCQTREDCGRCRVCLRPPRPGLRRQWKCVQRRCLRHLAHRLRRHHQRCQRRPSLAVAPPAGKHGRRRGGCDSKVAPRRRSRAQPLPPLLPSQPPESPELHPRTLAPSPRAEFIYYCVDEDELQPYTNRRQNRKCGACTACLRRMDCGHCDFCCDKPKFGGSNQKRQKCRWRQCLQFAMKRLLPSVWAGSEDGSEPPPPYPRRKRPGSARRPRLGQTLKPPLATPTARRDHTQTSMKQETGGGFVLPPPGTDLVFLREGASSPVQVPGPAPASTEALLQVKQEKADAQEDWTPGTAILTSPVLLPGCPSKTVDPGLPAVKQEPPDPEEDKEENKDDSASDLAPEEEAGGAGTPVITEIFSLGGTRLRDTAVWLPSLQDRQSRREEGCKVWETKDTLAPMSTSWNPRGWPGTHVSLSPPPTSMIWVSCRRSWCPSSQS
- the MBD1 gene encoding methyl-CpG-binding domain protein 1 isoform X42; the encoded protein is MAEDWLDCPALGPGWKRREVFRKSGATCGRSDTYYQSPTGDRIRSKVELTRYLGPACDLSLFDFKQGILCYPAPKAHSLAVPSRKRKKPSKPAKARKRQVGPQKSEVRKETPRDETKADANPAPASLPAPGCCENCGISFSGDGTRRQRLKTLCKDCRAQRIAFNREQRMFKRVGCGECTACQVTEDCGACSTCLLQLPHDVASGLFCKCEQRRCLRIVERSRGCGVCRGCQTREDCGRCRVCLRPPRPGLRRQWKCVQRRCLRGKHGRRRGGCDSKVAPRRRSRAQPLPPLLPSQPPESPELHPRTLAPSPRAEFIYYCVDEDELQPYTNRRQNRKCGACTACLRRMDCGHCDFCCDKPKFGGSNQKRQKCRWRQCLQFAMKRLLPSVWAGSEDGSEPPPPYPRRKRPGSARRPRLGQTLKPPLATPTARRDHTQTSMKQETGGGFVLPPPGTDLVFLREGASSPVQVPGPAPASTEALLQVKQEKADAQEDWTPGTAILTSPVLLPGCPSKTVDPGLPAVKQEPPDPEEDKEENKDDSASDLAPEEEAGGAGTPVITEIFSLGGTRLRDTAVWLPRSKDLKKPGARKQ
- the MBD1 gene encoding methyl-CpG-binding domain protein 1 isoform X21 produces the protein MAEDWLDCPALGPGWKRREVFRKSGATCGRSDTYYQSPTGDRIRSKVELTRYLGPACDLSLFDFKQGILCYPAPKAHSLAVPSRKRKKPSKPAKARKRQVGPQKSEVRKETPRDETKADANPAPASLPAPGCCENCGISFSGDGTRRQRLKTLCKDCRAQRIAFNREQRMFKRVGCGECTACQVTEDCGACSTCLLQLPHDVASGLFCKCEQRRCLRIVERSRGCGVCRGCQTREDCGRCRVCLRPPRPGLRRQWKCVQRRCLRHLAHRLRRHHQRCQRRPSLAVAPPAGKHGRRRGGCDSKVAPRRRSRAQPLPPLLPSQPPESPELHPRTLAPSPRAEFIYYCVDEDELPYTNRRQNRKCGACTACLRRMDCGHCDFCCDKPKFGGSNQKRQKCRWRQCLQFAMKRLLPSVWAGSEDGSEPPPPYPRRKRPGSARRPRLGQTLKPPLATPTARRDHTQTSMKQETGGGFVLPPPGTDLVFLREGASSPVQVPGPAPASTEALLQEAQCPGLSWVVALPQVKQEKADAQEDWTPGTAILTSPVLLPGCPSKTVDPGLPAVKQEPPDPEEDKEENKDDSASDLAPEEEAGGAGTPVITEIFSLGGTRLRDTAVWLPSLQDRQSRREEGCKVWETKDTLAPMSTSWNPRGWPGTHVSLSPPPTSMIWVSCRRSWCPSSQS